The Desulfurobacterium indicum genome contains a region encoding:
- the eno gene encoding phosphopyruvate hydratase produces MSRIVDVRAREILDSRGNPTVEVEVTLETGVVGRAAVPSGASTGEREALELRDKDPKRYLGKGVLKAVNNVNQEIAPALIGLESTDQTNIDRLMIELDGTENKSRFGANAILGVSMAVCRASALELDLPLFKYIGGVNAKELPVPMMNILNGGVHADNNVDIQEFMIMPVGGETFAESLRMGVEIYHTLKKVLKEMGHSTNVGDEGGFAPNLSSNEEAIQVIIKAIEDAGYVPGEDVMLALDAASSEFYKGEGIYELAGEGKTLKREELIDFYRNLVDKYPIISIEDGMAENDYEGWKLLTAALGNRVQLVGDDVFVTNTELLALGIKDGFANSILIKLNQIGTVTETLDAIEMAKRANYTTVISHRSGETEDPFIADLAVAVNSGQIKTGAPARSERNAKYNQLLRIEEILNGNAVYKGMDVFYNL; encoded by the coding sequence ATGTCCAGAATAGTTGATGTAAGAGCAAGGGAAATCCTTGATTCAAGAGGAAATCCAACTGTTGAAGTAGAAGTTACTCTTGAAACGGGAGTTGTCGGAAGAGCAGCCGTTCCAAGCGGAGCATCAACAGGAGAAAGAGAAGCTCTGGAGCTCAGAGATAAAGATCCAAAAAGATACCTTGGAAAAGGCGTTTTAAAAGCAGTCAACAATGTAAACCAGGAAATAGCCCCTGCACTTATAGGACTTGAATCAACAGATCAAACAAACATTGACAGACTCATGATTGAACTTGATGGAACCGAAAATAAAAGCAGATTCGGAGCCAATGCAATACTTGGCGTTTCAATGGCTGTATGTAGAGCATCAGCCCTTGAACTTGATCTGCCTCTGTTCAAGTATATAGGTGGCGTTAACGCAAAAGAACTACCTGTTCCTATGATGAACATCCTTAACGGCGGCGTTCATGCCGACAACAACGTTGATATTCAGGAATTTATGATTATGCCCGTAGGCGGAGAAACATTCGCAGAATCTCTAAGAATGGGCGTTGAAATTTATCACACACTCAAAAAAGTTCTAAAAGAGATGGGACACTCAACCAATGTAGGTGATGAGGGCGGCTTTGCACCAAACCTTTCTTCTAACGAAGAAGCCATTCAAGTAATAATAAAAGCCATAGAGGATGCAGGATATGTTCCTGGAGAAGATGTAATGCTCGCACTTGATGCCGCATCTTCAGAATTTTACAAAGGTGAAGGCATATATGAACTTGCAGGTGAGGGGAAAACACTTAAAAGAGAAGAGCTTATTGACTTTTATAGAAATCTGGTTGATAAATATCCAATAATCAGCATAGAAGACGGTATGGCTGAAAATGACTATGAAGGCTGGAAACTATTAACTGCGGCTCTGGGAAACAGAGTCCAGCTTGTCGGTGATGACGTATTCGTAACAAACACCGAACTGCTCGCTCTCGGAATAAAAGATGGATTTGCAAATTCCATTTTGATAAAGCTCAATCAGATAGGAACGGTAACTGAAACACTGGACGCCATTGAAATGGCAAAAAGGGCAAATTATACAACAGTTATCTCTCACCGCTCCGGCGAAACAGAAGATCCATTTATAGCAGATCTTGCAGTTGCCGTTAATTCCGGCCAGATAAAAACAGGCGCACCAGCCAGAAGTGAGAGAAACGCTAAATACAACCAGCTTTTAAGAATAGAAGAAATTTTAAACGGCAATGCCGTATATAAAGGAATGGACGTTTTCTATAACCTTTAA
- the tsaE gene encoding tRNA (adenosine(37)-N6)-threonylcarbamoyltransferase complex ATPase subunit type 1 TsaE — translation MTIKIFSPSTEHTYHLGKIIGKVVPEGTVILLSGDLGCGKTCITRGIAEGLGITPEEVSSPSFTIVQEYGDKLIHVDLYRLSSAEDLEPIGIEEYLFDKRVKVIEWPEIAENLIDECPFEKLKIECQYEKNGRIFKIRGSEKILKKIENLCGGERCPE, via the coding sequence TTGACGATAAAAATCTTTTCACCTTCCACAGAACATACCTACCATTTAGGTAAAATCATAGGAAAAGTCGTTCCTGAAGGAACCGTTATTCTGCTTTCCGGAGATCTCGGTTGCGGGAAAACATGCATAACCCGGGGCATCGCCGAAGGTCTCGGCATTACACCGGAAGAAGTTTCAAGCCCCTCGTTCACAATAGTTCAGGAATATGGTGATAAACTGATACATGTTGATCTTTACAGATTATCTTCGGCAGAGGATCTAGAACCCATAGGCATAGAAGAATACCTGTTTGACAAAAGAGTAAAGGTAATAGAATGGCCTGAAATTGCAGAAAATTTGATAGACGAATGTCCTTTTGAAAAACTGAAAATAGAGTGCCAGTACGAAAAGAATGGTAGAATTTTCAAAATCCGGGGAAGCGAAAAAATATTGAAAAAGATAGAAAACCTGTGCGGAGGAGAGAGATGTCCAGAATAG
- a CDS encoding ExbD/TolR family protein: MNLRSSKRKPIAQIILSPILDLTLMLVIFLAVSTEFMSGGEVKIHVPKGGAPISYKENKIVNKIMVDKWGKIFYKGKTYTDINQVIPLLNKNARVYIRADRETPYMYVFRIIDGLRKANFTTISLVGERTER, encoded by the coding sequence TTGAACCTGAGAAGTAGCAAAAGAAAACCAATCGCGCAGATCATACTATCACCAATCCTGGACCTTACTCTTATGCTGGTTATCTTTCTTGCCGTAAGTACAGAATTTATGTCCGGCGGAGAAGTTAAAATACACGTTCCTAAAGGCGGAGCACCTATAAGCTACAAAGAAAACAAAATAGTAAATAAGATAATGGTGGACAAGTGGGGGAAAATATTTTACAAAGGCAAAACATACACAGACATAAATCAGGTTATCCCTCTTTTGAATAAAAACGCACGGGTATATATAAGAGCAGATAGAGAAACACCTTATATGTATGTATTCCGAATAATAGACGGACTTCGAAAGGCAAACTTCACAACCATCTCTCTTGTCGGTGAGAGGACAGAACGTTGA
- the dapC gene encoding succinyldiaminopimelate transaminase, whose protein sequence is MNKILKAMKPYPMDELIKAKENLKKQGKKIYDFGTGDPKEPTAPFIREAVKNAIPEVSQYPTVKGRKDLREAVSSWFDKRFGVKLNPETEIIPSAGSKEAIFHFPLVFIEEESYKKRVIYGTPAYPVYERGTLFAGGIPNPVTLKFENNFLLRLDKISPSILEETRIVWINYPHNPTGAVAPKSYLEDIYEICKEYDIILCSDECYTEIYFEEKPLSALQIGRENVVVFHSLSKRSGMTGYRSGFVAGDEKIIKEYLRFRSSFGVGSPEFVQIGAREAWKDEKHVRERRETFRKKKEIFEEFFKNEGFKFLDVKATFYFWVKVPEGISSKDYALHLLKYGIVVSPGEFFGKGGEGFFRIALVPSVEECKEAVKVWKEAHKTLIRSKN, encoded by the coding sequence ATGAACAAAATTTTAAAAGCGATGAAACCATATCCCATGGATGAACTTATAAAAGCAAAAGAAAACTTAAAGAAACAGGGTAAAAAGATATATGACTTCGGAACAGGCGATCCGAAAGAGCCAACCGCACCATTCATAAGGGAAGCCGTTAAAAACGCTATACCGGAAGTGTCTCAATATCCCACTGTTAAAGGCAGGAAGGACCTGCGGGAAGCCGTAAGTAGCTGGTTTGACAAACGTTTCGGAGTGAAACTTAACCCGGAAACAGAAATAATTCCCTCAGCAGGTTCAAAGGAGGCGATATTTCATTTCCCTCTTGTCTTTATTGAAGAAGAATCCTATAAAAAAAGAGTTATCTACGGAACCCCGGCATATCCGGTTTATGAACGAGGAACACTATTTGCAGGAGGAATTCCAAATCCGGTAACACTTAAATTCGAAAACAACTTTCTGCTAAGATTGGACAAAATATCCCCTTCTATACTCGAAGAAACCAGAATAGTCTGGATCAATTATCCTCACAATCCTACAGGTGCCGTGGCGCCAAAAAGTTACCTTGAAGACATATATGAAATATGCAAAGAATACGACATAATTCTATGTTCGGATGAATGCTACACAGAAATCTATTTTGAGGAGAAACCGCTATCGGCACTCCAAATTGGCAGAGAAAATGTTGTGGTCTTTCATTCACTATCAAAAAGAAGCGGAATGACAGGATATAGAAGTGGTTTTGTCGCAGGCGACGAAAAAATAATCAAAGAGTATCTTCGGTTTCGCTCATCTTTCGGAGTAGGCTCCCCGGAATTTGTTCAAATTGGAGCTAGAGAAGCGTGGAAGGATGAAAAGCACGTCCGTGAAAGAAGGGAAACTTTCAGAAAGAAAAAAGAAATTTTCGAAGAGTTTTTTAAAAACGAAGGCTTTAAATTTTTAGATGTTAAAGCAACCTTTTACTTCTGGGTGAAAGTTCCTGAAGGTATTTCATCAAAAGATTATGCTCTTCATCTGTTAAAATACGGCATAGTGGTTTCTCCGGGAGAGTTTTTCGGTAAAGGAGGAGAAGGCTTTTTCAGAATAGCCCTTGTCCCTTCAGTAGAAGAGTGTAAAGAAGCGGTAAAAGTATGGAAAGAAGCCCATAAAACTCTTATCAGGAGTAAAAATTGA
- a CDS encoding undecaprenyl-diphosphate phosphatase, whose product MTVIDSIILGIIEGITEFLPISSTGHMIIASTFMGLKQDAFQQTFEVVIQLGAILAVVLIYFEKLKGNFTLWKKLITAFIPTGILGLLLHKIIEEKLFNPVVVSISLIVWGIIFIVIELLYKAKEHTIHKPEDISYSKSILMGLFQSLAMVPGTSRSGATISGGLILGMDRVTATEFSFLLAIPTMGAATGLELFKNYQTLSFNNLTTLIIGFVTAFIFAYISVKWLLKFIKTHTFIPFGIYRIILGLVVLALLFKK is encoded by the coding sequence ATGACAGTTATTGACTCGATAATACTCGGCATAATAGAAGGAATAACAGAGTTTCTTCCCATATCTTCAACAGGACACATGATAATAGCTTCCACATTTATGGGACTGAAACAGGATGCCTTCCAGCAAACCTTTGAAGTTGTAATCCAGCTTGGAGCAATACTGGCCGTTGTTCTTATCTACTTTGAAAAGCTCAAAGGTAATTTCACCCTCTGGAAAAAACTCATAACTGCATTTATCCCGACAGGTATTTTAGGACTTCTTCTTCACAAAATAATAGAAGAAAAACTGTTCAATCCCGTTGTAGTAAGTATTTCCCTTATCGTATGGGGTATTATCTTTATCGTCATTGAACTTCTTTATAAAGCGAAGGAACACACAATTCACAAACCGGAAGACATCAGCTATTCCAAATCTATTCTTATGGGACTCTTCCAGTCGTTAGCAATGGTTCCAGGAACATCCCGCTCAGGAGCAACAATAAGCGGCGGCCTTATACTCGGAATGGACAGAGTAACAGCAACAGAATTCTCATTCCTGCTGGCAATACCTACAATGGGAGCAGCAACGGGACTTGAGCTTTTTAAAAACTACCAGACACTCTCGTTTAACAATCTCACGACACTTATAATAGGTTTCGTTACCGCATTCATCTTCGCCTACATATCAGTAAAATGGCTATTAAAATTTATAAAAACCCACACATTTATACCATTTGGCATCTATCGTATTATTTTAGGCTTAGTTGTGCTTGCTTTGCTATTTAAAAAATAG
- the thiL gene encoding thiamine-phosphate kinase — MKEFEVIETLSKFFINPPGNIGIGDDTAAIKIGHEYYLITVDTLAEDTHYRKKWREVFPNLYRSIGWKLLAVSVSDIASMGGIPHVAVTSFTLKKGFEEKEITELAKGMSAACRHFNVLLVGGDTIRGNCEVFSLTLTGKTEEIMTRNSAKPGDYIAVTGTCGDAAAGLKILESEKIDTLEKRKLVEKFLYPYPSIETGEKLKLAGVKCCMDNSDGLLFTCYEIGKQSKVAVNLESEKIPVSKEVKKLFGDNALKLALSGGEDFNLVFTFPKSLKALFEKEKNIFIIGRITEGSGTYIDGKPATISSFDHFGG; from the coding sequence TTGAAAGAGTTTGAAGTGATAGAAACGCTCTCTAAGTTTTTTATAAATCCCCCGGGGAACATAGGAATAGGTGACGATACCGCTGCAATAAAAATCGGGCATGAATACTATCTCATCACGGTTGATACGTTAGCAGAAGACACTCATTACAGAAAAAAGTGGAGAGAGGTCTTCCCGAATCTTTACAGAAGTATCGGCTGGAAACTGCTCGCTGTTTCTGTCAGCGATATAGCTTCAATGGGAGGAATACCTCACGTTGCCGTAACATCATTTACCCTTAAAAAAGGTTTTGAAGAAAAGGAAATAACTGAACTTGCTAAAGGGATGTCAGCTGCGTGCAGGCATTTTAATGTGCTTCTGGTGGGCGGCGATACGATAAGAGGAAACTGTGAAGTGTTTTCACTGACACTAACAGGAAAGACTGAAGAAATAATGACACGTAACTCTGCAAAACCCGGCGATTACATTGCTGTTACAGGTACTTGCGGCGATGCAGCCGCAGGTTTAAAGATACTTGAATCCGAGAAAATAGACACCCTGGAAAAGCGAAAACTGGTAGAAAAGTTTCTCTATCCTTATCCATCAATTGAAACAGGAGAAAAGTTAAAACTTGCGGGCGTGAAATGCTGTATGGATAATAGCGACGGCCTACTGTTTACCTGTTACGAAATAGGAAAACAAAGCAAAGTAGCGGTAAACCTTGAATCTGAAAAAATCCCCGTTTCCAAAGAAGTTAAAAAACTTTTCGGTGACAATGCCCTTAAACTTGCCCTTTCAGGAGGCGAGGATTTTAATCTTGTCTTTACATTTCCAAAATCATTAAAAGCTCTATTTGAAAAGGAGAAAAATATCTTTATAATTGGCAGAATCACGGAAGGTAGCGGAACATACATAGACGGAAAACCTGCAACCATTTCCTCGTTTGACCACTTTGGGGGCTGA
- the ychF gene encoding redox-regulated ATPase YchF, with product MGFNCGIVGLPNVGKSTLFNALTNSAKAAAANFPFCTIEPNVGIVEVPDERLQKIAEIVKPKRIVPTTIEFVDIAGLVKGASKGEGLGNQFLGNIRSVDAIAHVVRCFEDPNVVHVDGSVNPVRDIETINMELIFKDLETVEKRLQKVAKQAKSGDKAARKEAEILENLKEILERGERIHPYFEEASEDFKKLVKELGLLTAKPVLYIANVDEEGLLEDNEFVKQVKELAEKEKAPVVKICAKIESELSELEPEEKEEFLKELGLKEPGLNSVIREGYRLLDLITFFTAGEQEVRAWTIKKGTKAPQAAGKIHSDIERGFIRAEVVSYEDLIREGSMQKCKEKGLIRLEGKDYEVKDGDIIYFRFNV from the coding sequence ATGGGCTTTAACTGCGGAATAGTAGGACTTCCTAATGTTGGAAAATCAACTCTTTTTAATGCATTAACAAACTCCGCAAAAGCGGCAGCAGCCAATTTTCCCTTTTGCACCATAGAACCAAATGTAGGTATAGTTGAAGTTCCCGATGAAAGGCTTCAAAAAATAGCCGAAATTGTCAAACCCAAAAGAATCGTCCCGACAACAATAGAATTTGTCGATATAGCAGGACTTGTGAAAGGGGCAAGCAAAGGGGAGGGCCTTGGAAACCAATTTTTAGGAAATATTAGGAGCGTTGATGCCATAGCTCACGTTGTAAGATGTTTTGAAGATCCGAACGTTGTTCACGTCGACGGTAGCGTTAATCCAGTAAGAGATATTGAAACGATAAACATGGAACTGATATTTAAAGACCTTGAAACCGTTGAAAAAAGACTCCAAAAGGTAGCAAAACAGGCAAAATCAGGTGACAAGGCTGCAAGGAAAGAAGCAGAAATACTGGAAAATCTGAAAGAGATACTGGAAAGAGGCGAAAGAATCCATCCGTATTTTGAAGAAGCAAGTGAAGATTTCAAAAAGCTCGTAAAAGAGCTTGGACTTTTAACTGCAAAACCTGTCCTTTACATAGCAAATGTTGACGAGGAAGGTCTCCTTGAAGATAACGAATTCGTAAAGCAGGTAAAAGAGCTGGCAGAAAAAGAAAAAGCTCCGGTTGTTAAAATATGCGCAAAGATAGAATCTGAACTTTCCGAACTTGAACCTGAAGAAAAAGAAGAATTCTTAAAAGAATTAGGATTAAAAGAACCGGGACTTAACAGCGTCATAAGGGAAGGCTACAGACTACTTGATCTTATAACGTTCTTTACCGCAGGAGAACAGGAAGTAAGAGCCTGGACTATTAAAAAAGGAACTAAAGCTCCGCAGGCTGCTGGGAAAATCCACTCAGATATAGAAAGGGGATTTATCCGTGCAGAAGTTGTAAGTTACGAGGATCTCATAAGAGAAGGCTCCATGCAAAAATGTAAAGAGAAAGGCCTCATTAGGCTTGAAGGAAAAGATTACGAAGTAAAAGACGGCGACATCATCTACTTCCGATTCAACGTTTAA
- a CDS encoding PhoH family protein — MIRISLELTPEEFYTLVGHGEENLKKIAKILDLDIGSRGTEIIVKGTRDSEVKAERFFKDMEELFHSGYSLSGSDIQMYINQLQRNSDSVVVKDEAIVTTYRGKKIVAKTPTQKRYINAIRKNTIIFGVGPAGTGKTYLAVAAAVAAFKSGQVNRLILTRPAVEAGEKLGFLPGTLQEKIDPYLKPLYDALFEMIEPDKVNLLIERNIIEIAPLAYMRGRTLNDAFIILDEAQNTTREQMKMFLTRLGFNSKVVITGDITQIDLPKKRDSGLVEATRILKNIDGIEIVEFKRDDVVRHRLVQEIIRAYEENEE; from the coding sequence TTGATAAGAATTTCGCTTGAATTAACACCAGAAGAATTTTATACCCTTGTCGGACACGGTGAAGAAAATCTTAAAAAAATTGCAAAAATTTTGGACCTTGATATAGGTTCCCGTGGAACGGAGATAATTGTTAAAGGGACCAGAGATAGTGAAGTTAAAGCAGAACGTTTCTTTAAAGACATGGAAGAGCTTTTCCATTCTGGTTATTCTCTTTCCGGTAGTGACATTCAGATGTATATAAACCAGCTTCAGAGAAATTCAGATAGCGTTGTGGTAAAGGATGAAGCCATAGTCACTACTTACAGAGGAAAGAAAATCGTTGCTAAAACACCGACACAGAAAAGATATATCAATGCAATAAGGAAGAATACGATTATTTTCGGTGTTGGTCCTGCCGGGACCGGTAAAACTTACCTTGCCGTTGCTGCTGCTGTTGCGGCTTTTAAAAGTGGACAGGTTAACAGACTTATACTTACACGGCCTGCAGTCGAAGCTGGGGAAAAGCTTGGATTTTTGCCGGGAACGTTACAGGAAAAGATAGATCCTTACTTGAAGCCTCTCTATGATGCTCTTTTTGAGATGATAGAACCGGATAAGGTTAATCTTTTGATAGAGAGAAACATTATTGAAATAGCCCCCCTTGCTTACATGAGAGGAAGAACGCTTAACGATGCTTTTATAATTCTTGATGAGGCTCAGAATACAACGAGAGAACAGATGAAAATGTTCTTAACGAGACTTGGTTTTAACTCAAAGGTTGTTATAACCGGTGATATTACGCAGATAGACCTTCCTAAAAAGAGAGATTCAGGTCTTGTTGAAGCTACGAGAATCTTGAAAAATATTGACGGAATAGAAATAGTAGAATTTAAAAGAGATGATGTTGTAAGACACAGATTGGTTCAGGAAATTATAAGGGCTTATGAGGAAAATGAAGAGTAA
- a CDS encoding HD family phosphohydrolase, with protein sequence MKSKNLKGYIEKIVERVSLPILAVVCSIFITFLMLPIGFSHIPELKVGDISPVDIRSPANLIIEDKEATRLKVEKALQNLKPVFQVNPQVFVDIQNSVEKHFSTNGTKEEIKPGFIVDLLERYYSSGVIDDKTALNFKGKAVEVKNPLTSTVTVKEVSTFYTVSKVKKRIRSELLNFYGKKKGTEIYKFVEPLIKPNIYYSREETLKEQKQIKEKVKPVLYEIKKGELIVKKGTKLTKEDIQKINAIKSLKAKSKTVNKYVSVFLLSMLMFYLIYKLYFLVSPSAAKVTKNITFSFLLITLDVFLIRIFTFFAKLVVEAMNLPLREDLIFIPVITSTIFISMFLTKKVAAIHAIPVSILPSFLLSKPSFFIIPTIIGSVFSCFDSRTYKDRNVIYKSSLFAGAGIAVSEILLLLYYNGFHFKKEFIFYPMFAIIGSGIASIIVIGLLPLFGSLFKFTTDMVYMELINLNHPLLRKLVLKAPGTYSHSVMVSTLAEAAAETIGANSLLAKAGGLFHDIGKLKNPQAFVENQQNGINMHDTIPPEKSAAILRSHVEYGVELGRKYVLPEPIIDIIRQHHGTKLMKYFYAKAKEQNPDVDEKQFRYPGPKPQFKEAGIVMLADTIEAAVKSVKDKKDVDIDSLIHKLIMEDIEDGQLNQCGLSLKEINLIEKVFKKVLSGVYHNRVEYPEDVKPEEGAKK encoded by the coding sequence ATGAAGAGTAAAAATTTAAAAGGTTATATTGAAAAGATTGTTGAGAGAGTAAGTTTACCTATCCTTGCAGTTGTTTGCTCAATATTTATTACGTTTTTAATGCTTCCTATCGGGTTTAGTCATATTCCTGAATTAAAGGTGGGAGATATATCTCCTGTTGATATTCGTTCGCCTGCAAACCTGATAATTGAGGATAAGGAAGCTACCAGGCTTAAAGTTGAAAAGGCTCTTCAAAATCTGAAGCCGGTTTTTCAGGTAAATCCTCAGGTTTTTGTGGATATTCAGAATTCTGTGGAAAAACACTTTTCGACTAACGGAACTAAGGAGGAAATAAAACCGGGATTTATCGTAGATTTACTGGAGAGATACTATTCCAGCGGTGTTATTGATGACAAAACAGCACTTAATTTTAAAGGTAAAGCTGTTGAGGTGAAAAATCCGCTTACCTCTACTGTCACGGTGAAAGAGGTTTCCACGTTTTATACCGTTTCGAAGGTAAAAAAAAGGATCCGCTCAGAACTTTTGAATTTTTACGGTAAGAAGAAGGGAACGGAGATTTATAAGTTTGTAGAACCGTTAATAAAGCCGAATATATACTATAGTCGCGAAGAGACGCTAAAAGAACAGAAGCAGATAAAGGAGAAGGTTAAGCCTGTTCTTTACGAAATAAAGAAAGGTGAGCTTATAGTAAAGAAAGGAACAAAACTTACGAAAGAAGATATACAGAAAATAAATGCAATTAAAAGTTTGAAGGCAAAAAGCAAGACAGTTAATAAGTATGTTTCTGTCTTCCTTCTCTCAATGCTTATGTTTTATCTTATTTATAAGCTCTATTTTCTTGTTAGTCCATCTGCTGCAAAAGTCACAAAAAATATAACATTTTCTTTTCTTCTAATAACACTTGACGTTTTTCTTATAAGAATTTTTACCTTTTTCGCGAAACTTGTTGTTGAGGCTATGAATCTTCCTCTAAGAGAAGATCTGATTTTTATTCCTGTTATTACATCGACAATTTTTATATCAATGTTTTTAACAAAAAAAGTTGCAGCAATACATGCGATTCCCGTTTCCATACTACCGTCATTTCTCCTTTCAAAGCCTTCGTTTTTCATAATTCCGACAATTATAGGTTCCGTATTTTCCTGTTTTGATTCGAGGACCTATAAAGACAGAAACGTTATATACAAAAGTAGCCTCTTTGCCGGTGCCGGTATTGCCGTTTCCGAAATTCTGCTACTTCTTTATTACAACGGATTCCATTTTAAAAAGGAATTTATTTTTTATCCTATGTTTGCAATTATTGGTTCGGGGATAGCTTCAATTATTGTTATCGGGCTTCTTCCTCTGTTTGGTTCTCTCTTTAAATTCACTACCGACATGGTTTATATGGAATTGATAAATTTGAATCATCCGTTACTCAGAAAGCTTGTTTTGAAAGCGCCAGGAACATACAGCCATTCAGTCATGGTAAGCACTCTTGCTGAGGCTGCTGCAGAAACTATTGGAGCAAACTCTCTTCTTGCAAAGGCGGGAGGTCTGTTTCACGATATAGGCAAGCTTAAAAATCCTCAGGCTTTTGTTGAGAATCAGCAGAACGGAATAAACATGCATGATACAATTCCTCCTGAAAAAAGTGCTGCCATACTGAGGTCTCATGTTGAATACGGTGTTGAATTGGGAAGAAAGTATGTTCTGCCTGAGCCTATTATAGACATAATTCGTCAGCATCACGGAACGAAGTTAATGAAATACTTTTATGCAAAAGCGAAAGAGCAAAATCCTGATGTTGATGAGAAACAGTTTAGATATCCGGGACCAAAGCCTCAATTTAAAGAAGCCGGTATTGTTATGCTTGCTGACACTATAGAAGCCGCTGTGAAGTCGGTTAAGGATAAAAAAGATGTTGACATTGACAGTTTGATTCACAAATTGATAATGGAAGATATAGAGGATGGACAGTTAAATCAATGTGGTTTAAGCCTTAAAGAGATTAACCTGATAGAAAAGGTGTTCAAAAAAGTTTTATCAGGTGTTTATCATAACAGAGTGGAATATCCGGAAGATGTAAAGCCAGAAGAGGGTGCAAAAAAATGA
- a CDS encoding DUF2905 domain-containing protein, with protein MEEFGKSLIVMGLFLALAGVLLILVSKAPGGFPIGRFPGDIYIKRDNFVFYFPITTSILLSIIFSLLLYLFSRH; from the coding sequence ATGGAAGAATTCGGAAAATCTTTGATAGTAATGGGACTTTTTCTTGCATTAGCAGGTGTTTTACTGATATTGGTTTCAAAGGCACCGGGAGGTTTTCCAATCGGAAGGTTCCCCGGCGATATTTACATAAAGAGAGATAATTTTGTATTTTACTTTCCTATAACTACAAGCATCTTGCTGAGTATCATTTTTTCCCTACTTCTATACCTGTTTTCAAGACACTAA